From Salvelinus sp. IW2-2015 linkage group LG18, ASM291031v2, whole genome shotgun sequence, a single genomic window includes:
- the LOC111977877 gene encoding pterin-4-alpha-carbinolamine dehydratase, translating into MASKIQGLSEEERDHLLPLLRNAQWVEVVGRDAIYKEFIFKDFNQAFGFMSRVALQAEKMDHHPEWFNVYNKVQITLSTHDCGGLSQRDITLATFVDQASVL; encoded by the exons ATG GCCAGTAAAATCCAGGGtttgagtgaggaggagagggaccacTTACTCCCCCTGCTACGGAACGCCCAATGGGTGGAGGTTGTGGGAAGGGACGCCATCTACAAAGAGTTCATCTTCAAAGACTTTAACCAG GCCTTTGGCTTCATGTCCAGGGTGGCACTACAAGCTGAGAAGATGGACCATCACCCCGAGTGGTTTAATGTGTACAACAAG GTCCAAATCACACTCAGCACACATGACTGTGGGGGCCTCTCTCAGAGAGACATCACTTTGGCTACCTTCGTTGACCAAGCATCGGTCCTCTAA